Proteins encoded within one genomic window of Brassica rapa cultivar Chiifu-401-42 chromosome A09, CAAS_Brap_v3.01, whole genome shotgun sequence:
- the LOC103841551 gene encoding autophagy-related protein 18d, with amino-acid sequence MTSTVYNSQGILQPRGFTSPEPGFGDSDGAELVSVSWNQDYSCFSSGTSHGFRIYNCEPFKETFRRELKDGGFKIVEMLFRSNILALVGGGPNSQYPSNKVLIWDDHQSRCISEFSFRSEIRAVKLRRDRIVVVLEHKIYVYNFMDLRLLHQIENLANPRGLCCLSHHMNTSVLACPGVRRGEVRVEHFGLNMVQIINAHDANIACMTMTLDGLLLATASTKGTLIRIFNTMDGTRLQEVRRGTDRADIYSIALSPNVQWLAVSSDKGTVHIFSLRVRVSGEDSHSNEHETSSNSLQALVTPASGVNPGSSLSFLRGVLPRYFSSEWSFAQFHVPEVTQFFAAFGAQNTIAIIGMDGSFYRCSFDPVNGGEMTQLEYVRFLKPGTLK; translated from the exons ATGACTTCAACTGTTTACAACTCGCAAGGGATCCTCCAACCACGAGGGTTTACGTCTCCAGAGCCAGGTTTTGGTGACAGTGATGGAGCAGAGTTGGTTTCTGTTTCTTGGAATCAGGATTACAGCTGTTTTTCTTCTGGGACCAGCCATGGTTTCCGGATATATAACTGCGAGCCTTTCAAGGAAACTTTCAGGCGAGAGCTCAAGGATGGGGGTTTTAAAATCGTGGAGATGCTTTTCCGGAGTAATATCTTGGCGCTCGTTGGCGGTGGACCTAACTCTCAGTACCCTTCGAACAAAGTATTGATTTGGGATGATCATCAGAGCCGCTGCATCAGTGAGTTTTCGTTCAGGTCGGAGATTCGTGCAGTGAAGTTAAGAAGGGATCggattgttgttgttcttgaaCACAAGATATATGTCTACAATTTTATGGACCTGAGACTTCTTCATCAGATTGAAAACCTGGCGAATCCGAGAGGGTTGTGCTGCCTCTCTCACCATATGAATACATCTGTGCTGGCTTGTCCAGGTGTTCGTCGAGGAGAGGTCCGTGTTGAACATTTTGGGCTTAACATGGTACAGATCATTAACGCTCATGACGCCAATATCGCGTGCATGACCATGACACTGGATGGATTGCTTCTTGCAACTGCCAGTACAAAGGGAACTCTGATTAGAATTTTCAACACAATGGATGGAACTCGTCTGCAAGAG GTCCGAAGAGGAACGGACAGAGCAGATATCTATAGCATTGCTCTTTCACCGAATGTGCAGTGGCTGGCAGTATCAAGCGACAAGGGAACTGTTCATATTTTCTCTCTTAGAGTGAGGGTTTCTGGAGAGGACTCGCACTCCAATGAACACGAGACGTCTTCAAATTCCCTGCAGGCTCTTGTAACTCCAGCCAGTGGTGTCAACCCTGGTTCGTCATTGTCATTTCTGAGAG GAGTTCTGCCAAGGTATTTTAGCTCGGAGTGGTCATTTGCTCAGTTCCATGTACCAGAAGTCACCCAATTCTTTGCAGCATTTGGTGCTCAGAACACAATTGCTATTATCGGCATGGATGGAAG TTTCTACAGGTGCAGCTTCGATCCAGTGAACGGAGGAGAGATGACTCAGCTTGAATACGTCCGCTTTCTGAAGCCGGGGACCCTAAAATAG
- the LOC103841550 gene encoding uncharacterized protein LOC103841550: MVKSSDFKAVHRFIQLHYTRVVNPVTVSRSKLFVSSSPAAFPSNGFTQFHPKSSFHNFSSIPTTKSLSFYQICGLASAKPGVKNVNFASALRLFSTSGFRKVDGSFARKVVEKPMKAVSSSVGRYRVALGLHVDAFWKKNSLVVFGAGGVFVCIFLWRIMFGIASTFVGLSEGMAKYGFLALSSAIVAFAGLYLRARFTINPDKVYRIAMRKLNTAANILEVMGAPLTGSDLRAYVMSGGGITLKKFKPTIRSKRCFLLFPVQGAERKGLVSVEVKKKKGQYDMKLLAVDIPMASGPDQRLFLIGDEEEYRVGGGLISELRDPVVKAMAAAKEFDNLDRIEDEEDEERELQEAERKQREETEKLEKDSS, translated from the exons ATGGTGAAATCCTCTGATTTCAAAGCAGTTCACAGATTTATTCAGTTGCACTACACTCGAGTCGTAAACCCCGTCACAGTTAGCCGCTCAAAGCTCTTCGTTTCGTCGTCTCCGGCGGCTTTTCCGTCAAATGGGTTTACTCAGTTTCATCCTAAATCCAGTTTCCACAACTTTTCGTCGATACCCACTACGAAAAGCCTCAGCTTTTACCAGATTTGCGGACTAGCCTCGGCCAAGCCCGGCGTTAAAAACGTGAACTTTGCATCGGCGTTGAGGCTGTTTTCCACCTCTGGGTTTCGTAAAGTCGACGGGAGTTTCGCGAGAAAGGTTGTTGAGAAGCCGATGAAAGCTGTTAGTTCGAGTGTTGGTAGATACCGAGTGGCGTTAGGGTTGCACGTTGATGCGTTTTGGAAGAAGAATAGCCTTGTGGTGTTTGGAGCAGGAGGTGTGTTCGTTTGTATTTTCCTGTGGAGGATCATGTTTGGGATTGCTAGCACTTTCGTTGGTCTCTCTGAGGGTATGGCGAAGTATGGCTTCCTTGCTCTCTCCTCTGCCATTGTCGCTTTTGCT GGTTTATACCTTCGAGCAAGGTTCACGATAAATCCTGATAAAGTGTATAGGATTGCCATGAGGAAGCTCAACACAGCGGCTAATATTCTTGAAGTTATGGGTGCTCCTCTGACAGGATCAGATTTACGTGCTTATGTGATGTCAGGTGGTGGCATTACATTAAAAAAGTTTAAGCCAACAATTAGGAGCAAGCGTTGCTTTCTTCTGTTCCCGGTTCAAGGTGCTGAGAGAAAGGGACTCGTTAGTGTTGaagtcaagaagaagaaaggacaG TATGACATGAAGCTACTGGCAGTGGATATACCAATGGCGTCTGGTCCTGATCAACGTTTGTTCCTTATCGGTGATGAAGAAGAGTACAGAGTTGGTGGTGGTTTGATATCTGAGTTGAGAGATCCTGTGGTGAAAGCAATGGCAGCAGCTAAGGAGTTTGATAATCTTGACAGAATTGAAGACGAAGAAGACGAGGAAAGAGAACTTCAAGAAGCTGAAAGGAAGCAACGCGAAGAAACCGAGAAGCTTGAAAAAGATAGCTCTTAG
- the LOC103841549 gene encoding putative thioredoxin H10, which yields MGNRCARTPSCRKLWSRICCCCSNINNTNGQARSKHGSKGMVYPVTRIEIWEEKVTEAKNNGKILVVNFNASWCVPCKKLEPIFRELASRYPSMIFVTIDVEELAEFSNEWNVEATPTVVFLKDGRQMDKLVGAETSELQKKTAAAADL from the exons ATGGGAAATCGCTGTGCTAGAACTCCTTCTTGTAGAAAG TTATGGTCACGTATATGCTGCTGCTGCAGCAACATCAACAACACCAACGGTCAAGCCAGAAGCAAACATGGTTCCAAAGGAATGGTCTATCCTGTAACCAGGATCGAAATATGGGAAGAAAAGGTCACAGAAGCTAAAAACAATGGCAAGATT CTTGTGGTGAATTTCAACGCTTCATGGTGTGTACCTTGTAAAAAGTTAGAACCAATCTTCAGAGAACTTGCTTCTAGATACCCTTCAATGATATTTGTAACCATTGATGTTGAAGAGCTCGCT GAGTTTAGTAATGAATGGAATGTGGAAGCTACACCAACAGTGGTGTTCCTTAAAGATGGGAGACAAATGGATAAACTCGTTGGTGCTGAAACATCAGAACTTCAGAAGAAAACAGCTGCAGCTGCAGATCTCTAA